One Natronorubrum halophilum genomic window, AGCAAGCGACCTCCCACTTCGGGCCGACTGGACGGCGGGCGGTGGCGCGTGCTGGGTCGCGATTCACGCAGCGCTGCGTGAATCGCGGCACGAACACGTGCGAGGTTGTCGCGAACGAAGTTAGTGACAGCGTGGAAGACGCTCCGCGTCTTCCTGTGGATGAGCGAGTGCAACGAGTGAATCGGCTGAGCAGGGTGTGGCTATCCCTATAGTAGCCACTGAAAGTCAATGCACACCTGATCGCACAGCTGTCGTGCGATCAGGTGTGAATCGTTTCAGGTGTTACGATAGCCGCCACGATACGCAGAACACTCCGTGCCCCGTTGGCACGTGTCCCGTCTGCGCCGAAACGACTTCTGTTCAGTTCGCGGTCACACAGAACACTTTTCGTCGAATCGAGTCGCTCGAGCAAATCCAAACGTGCTCTTCGATCGGTTCGAAAGGGCTGGATCGTAACGCTTCCCGGTGCATCGAGTGTGGCGCTCATACTGGCAACGGGAATAACCACGGCCTCGACAACACAGTCGCCAACGTCACGACGCGAGCGACCGATTTCGAAGGGGATTCGAAAAGAAACTGCTAGTGGTTGCGCTCGAGGGCAGACGACTCTTACTCGTCTCGCAGTTCCTTGACCTTCTCGATGTTCCACGCGAACCCTTTCCCGTCCTCCGTCGGCGTCTCGAGCGCGAAGGGCAGGTCCCGCAGGTCAGGGTGGTTCACGATCGCTCGCATCCCGTCTTCGCCGATGTAGCCCTCGCCGATGAGGGCGTGTTCGTCCTTGTGGGTCCCCACGTCGTGTTTCGAGTCGTTGAGATGGATGTACTCGAGGTACTCGAGGCCGACTTCGTCGTCGAACCGGCCGACGGTCTCGTCGACTGCCTCGGGCGTGGTCAGATCGTTCCCCGCGACGAGCGTGTGGGCGGTGTCGATGCAGATGCCAATATCCGTCTCGGTGCGGTCGATGATGCCCGCGAGGTGGGAGAACTCGCCGCCGAGTTTCGTCCCGCTGCCCGCGTCGGACTCGATGAGGATCCGGACGCCTTCAGGGACATCGAGTTCGTCGATGAGGCTCGCGGCGTTGTCGAGACCGCCCTCGACACCCGCGCCGGTGTGGGCTCCGAGGTGGACGTTTACGTACGGAATGCCGAGTCGCTCGGCGGCGTCGAGTTCCGCCTGCATGCTCTCTTTGGATTTCCGACGGAGGTCGTCTTTGGGCGTACAGAGGTTGACTAGGTAGGCCGAGTGGATCACCCACGGTCCCTCGAGGTTCTCCTCGGTCTCGCTCCGAAATCCCTCCGCGGCCTCGTCGGTGAGTTCGGGTTGGGCCCAGACCTGCGGGGAGGTCGTAAAGACCTGTCCGCAGTTGCCGCCGAATGCGAGTTGCCGGTGTACCGCGTTTCGCATGTCGTCGTACGGCGGTGTTTCGTCGTCGGACGAGACGCGCGATCCGGAGATTGAAACGTGTGCGCCGACCTTCATGGATTCCCGTCAGTACCGATTCGTGATAGGGGTACTGGTTCTGGAAAGCCCGCGAAGAGAGGAGTTCGATGGGGTGATCCGTTGGCACTCGAGCGCGAAGAGACGACGGACCGGTGATCGTCGCGGTCCGACGCGGAGCGGTCGAGGAGTAGAGCGTCGTTCAATCGA contains:
- a CDS encoding deoxyribonuclease IV; the protein is MKVGAHVSISGSRVSSDDETPPYDDMRNAVHRQLAFGGNCGQVFTTSPQVWAQPELTDEAAEGFRSETEENLEGPWVIHSAYLVNLCTPKDDLRRKSKESMQAELDAAERLGIPYVNVHLGAHTGAGVEGGLDNAASLIDELDVPEGVRILIESDAGSGTKLGGEFSHLAGIIDRTETDIGICIDTAHTLVAGNDLTTPEAVDETVGRFDDEVGLEYLEYIHLNDSKHDVGTHKDEHALIGEGYIGEDGMRAIVNHPDLRDLPFALETPTEDGKGFAWNIEKVKELRDE